gtattataaattattcaaatatttgaaaaaaaattattcggCAACCGAGCGTTTTaatgttactttttttttcctggtaATATCATAGATTTCCTATGTTCCGAAATTATTTGATCATGTCTGCCTCTTTCTAATGTTACTATGCACTCTTTGTGCCACTGTTTCAACTGTTTCAACCCCATCTAATCTCACATGTTTATGATCTTGAAAATCTAATTGACAATGACGATAAGGCAATGAAAGACAATTTAAAAACAATCTATATTTCACCATGTTCATCGTAGGTTTGTGCCATAACTACACAgttttgttcattttttttcttttttcttttagtttttcCAACCGAGCTTAGTGGAAATTTGTCAATCGGTGAGCACCTGCTTCTCAGCCTCTCtaccaagaaaaaagaaaaaaaaagaaaaaaagaaatagagcCAAAAGACATGGGTTTGGCAACAGATTGTAGAGAAGaaaggagagaggagagaaagtGAAGGAAAGAGAAGACGACAATTTTCTTTGAAGAGGATTGGAAGGCCatagaagagagaagagagacaAGGTTTGtgctttttccttttgtaaaattatatgtaatgattgtgttaacGGAGTTTGATGAAGGAAAGAAGATTGACCTTTTGATTTGAGTTGGCAAACACTCATGGTTTCTTTACCAAATGTAAATTTATGTTGCTGAAGTAGGACCAGCCAAGATTTGATAATTGCATTTTATAATTGTGTCTAAATTGTATGGATTGAGtcactttttatattttccgtTACTGTATTTTCACTGGTCAAAACAAAACTTGAGAAACAATTACACCTAGTTTACAACACAAAAGAAGATTAAATTACACTTATTAATTAGTTTCAAGCTTATTCCCATTTTTGcaaaaaattagaattatGAGGAACTGGATGAACTTTCTACTTTTTCCTTCTTACCTTTTTACTTTtaacaaattttatatttttatattccaATATCTTGGTTTTGTTCCTACTCTTTGCTGGATTTTGTtctattcattaatttattgctttattttcattttatggcatgttttctttcattttacaTACAATAAAAATCTAATTACAATTTCGTTTTTCTTTGGTCATTTGTCTTGATGGACAATTGCTCAAACGTTCAACAATAAGTATATGACATTTTGATAATGCGATTTTTCAtacattaaaatttatatgtagAAATTTGTGCGTATCAAAATGAACAGAAAAGTTAAAGAtttatcattatttatttttaaactgGTTATATTGATACATTATATTGAATAATGGACATTGGACCTGTGCATTGCACAAAATAAtgcaaaatatatttatttgaaaattgaaaaactcaaactaatattatattatttggaATTTGGATAACTGAAAATATGCTACCTATGCAGTCATGAAAATTGTAAAGCTTcgaaatatattatgtaattattaCAATAgggaatatatttttattaaaaattaaaattttaaattttaaataatatactatgaaaaatattaaaaactaaaaaacattaaaatatttttaatttaaacatTTAAACTCATGagtttatttaatattttcataactAAGAGCATCTAAtgagaaaattctaaaaataattttgaatcttatcataaaatatttgaaaaaaaattcaaaagtttgttttaattaaaattattatttttcttaaaaatctCAAAAAATATCGATAAAATGGCATTCGTCAATCTAAGCATTCTGAGTGTATCAGGCCAAGTTACCATTTACCGCTTGCATATACAGAATAGTTTTTtgcatttataattatatattggaATTCTTTCTAATTTGTGTCACtttagtattattattattacatttttagTCCATACCAAATGTATTTAgtttttataaaaagaaaatattccgTTTATTAAAACAacttaatttatatttcttgaTACTTCCATAAATGCAACTTTTAATCTTCTTCATAGAACTTtggtaatttaattaatgtgcAATAAGATAGTGCGTCTTTCAACCCTTACAATGATAAATTATGTCAACTTTCAGGTTAGATTAATTTATgccattttaaaattttcaggttatatatatatatatatatatataaacagtTTTCGATCCCGTTAAgacatttattatatataagcaattggattgaaattatatataaaatcaaatggATAGCtcattaaaattcaatatatttcaaattaaaCGAATCATTAGAAAATAATGAAGAAGACACTCCATCTAATGAGAAAGTCAGCATTTTCACCGAAAAGAATGAGAAAGTAACCATAGTTGTAGATGAAACAAGTTATTCTGATATTCTCTGAGTTAAGACATTATCTTACCAAGGCATGACCTGAGATTTTTTAATAGCTTTTTATGGGAAGAACAGAGTGTAAGAAAATatcgataaaataaaaaagatatagTATAGTGACGCACGCCCTCACCTAGTAACCAAGAGTTTCAAGTTCAATAATCGTGCTGAGACTATCCGTAtttctttattagatatttacgATTTCTATTTGATTGTACTCTGTTCATGGGATTTTCTCttataactgaaaaagaagagactattgataaatagaaattaatattaaaatatcaagAGAGTGAACAGTGGATCGTTTAGAGTATGTTTTAGTAATTCGAAATCCTTACAACAAGAATATCAACAAGTAGAAACTTTTTGGGTCGCACAGTTGGAATTTGATGGCAATTTTCATAAATTGCATAACGATAGAAGTGCGCCCATTGCAAGAGAAGCAAAATAAACATCGCCTTCAATTTATAAGGACTGAGAATATAGAGTGAAAAGTTAAATATATAGTATGGAGCCAGataagcaaaaagaaaaacaaaactaCTTACTTAAAGTAAAAGACATCATAGGGAAAGGTGAAATTCGTGTACAATACTTAGGTTTTAatagtatatttttattttaattctttgTAAGtctatttaataaatttatttaattggaagcaagaaaggtaacTGAAACTTTTGAATGTATGAAATAGtaaacatattttttaattctaagAGTCATTTAATTGTAAGATAATAATGGTGACGGAGCCACAAGCGCCCCTCTCCCTCTCATTCGATCTGTAAGAGATTGAtcagcttcttttttttctttttttcaccTAAACATGAAAAGTATATTGTATTtgtttgtgtgtgtatatatatatatatattacttttttgctaagtaaacaagaaaagaatatctgtttttttctttttttttttggttcttgCTAAGTTAACAAGAAAAGAatatctgtttttttttgttcttgttaAGTTAACAAGAAAAGTATACATACTTTGATTTTCCTTAGTTTGTTTACAAGAAAACACACTGGCGGTGCTTTAGTAATATATACTTCGATTTTCCTTAGTTTGTTTAGTTTTCCTTTAGAATATGTACTTTTTTAGGTGTGTACCCCATATTTGAAAGCCCAACGAGCTCCCACTAATCTAGTTCGGGCCGGGTCAACCCCCTAAAAAGTAAAGCTCTCTCACTCAAGAATTTTCTctgtactttttctttttttcggagAATATTTTCTCTGTACTTTAATTATAGAGATAGTCACCAGAAAGCAAAGGATCTTACCAGTGTTGAAATAAATGCGTTTGCTCATTAGTTTGCTCATTAGTTTTGCTTGGACATTGACTCATGCAGAAGCCCATGAGGTTGTAACCCAAGAAGGTTTCAGGCCAACGTCGAAACATCACTGGCGTGTTGATACGGTTGACTCGACATCATCAGGTCCAATCTCACGTTCTGACCAGGTTGCGTTCTACAGGCTAAGCACAGTATTAAGGATTCGGTTAAAGTAGTGGCCACGAACTGTATCACTCACCCCGCTGATCCTGTCTAGGATACCAGCAAAGGTTCACCCGGAGAATATCGACTTTAATTACAACATCAGCGTGATGGAATCCATGCTTTTCTACATTAGCTCCGTCAATATTACTCTAAGTGCATCTTCTGAGGTTCTGGATAGGAAAAAGCTTCTGCTATCTTGCCTCTCACCCAAGGTCAAGTATATGTCAACCATAAGCCCCTTAAAGACCTCAAAGTCGTGATACGAATTAATTCCATAACAAAAGCCAAAAAACTTCGACGATAAGCCTCTTAAAGACCCCAAAGGAAGACATAAGCAGCAGCAGAGAGCTGGACTACAAGCCCAAGTAAGTACCAGAGCTACAGGGCTTTATCTACGAGTGCAAAAGCGGTATTAGTGTCGGGACCTCCGAGGTGTACCAGCAGAAAAAGAGCCCATCAGAATGCCGAAGGACTTCCAGCACCAGGGAAAGCAGAATTCTTCTCACCTTGACTGTTGAAAAAGAGTCCAAAACTGCTAAGGCAGCGCGGCCCAGTTTGCAAGCAAATTTAACAAGGACATCCACATATTTGCAGTTTTCTTCCAAAATGGAGCAAAAACAATTGGAAAGATCTGAAGTGAGAGGCTTAAGATGAGGAAGCATCGGATGTTCTGCTCGTCCCAGGCCTTCTTTACAGTTTCCAGGATCGGATCAACTGCCATTTCTCGATCATTTCAGGGGTTCGGCGTTTGCCAACACAAAACCGAAAAGGAATTTTTGTCTCTAGAGCTGATTAAACAGGACAGGGAAGTTTCTTTCACGCAATGAACTGGGACTTACTTATATACATATTCAGCCAAAGCACTGTTACAACAAACCAGATATGGAAACAATAAACAATGATTTGCATTAAttaatgtatttttttggatccTGGTCTCCCAATATAATTGGATATCCGCCTCTACTTAAAAATATGGACCTATCAAAAGAGTGTACTAGTGGGACTACCCATGGCCCTAGAAGTTGCAGGTTCTATACCTAATGGAACTACCCGTGTTCTTTTATTAGTGATTGAGGAAGGTGTTGGGTCTCCTTTGtgaccagaaaaaaaaaagtgtagcACAGTGGCGTACGTCCTTACCTGTTGACTTAGAAGTCGCACGTTCAATACCTTGTGGGACTATTCGTGTCTCTTTATTAGTTGTTTAGAATTTATCTTTCATTATGCTAAACCTTGGGCCTCTTTTGTAACTACAAAAATATGGACCTCACTAAAATATTTTCGCACTTACTGACACCACCTGGAGTATTTTTGCACCTAGAGACATCAATTATGccgttttgaaattttcacgTGTCTTCATTGGAACCATGCCTCCTCAATTCCATATATCACTATATACTAGGGAGATGACTCGTGCTACGCACGCTCATCAAGACCCGCTAATTATAgatcataaaatatataaatgaatgaTATTTTTTAGTTATTGTTAAATAATGACATGTTTAtagaaatttatataattgatatatattcattGAAATCATGATTATATCTTATAtttgaaaaaggaagaaatacTTTACTCATCTGGTGTTGACATATCGAGTTCTTTGAGCTGCAAGACTTTCTTTCTATATACGATCATAGTTTGTTTTAAATTCGTAGAGATTCTCTCCATAAATCTCTCCGTAGAAGGAATACCGTTGCTCATGGCCTATAAGAGAAAATTGtgttttaggaaaaaatagtAATGGGAACGGATAAAGAAGAAACTCTCTTAATAACAAAACGACAAAATAGACGTTTTGGTCCCTGAAACATGATGCTCACGACAAGTTCATCCCCGAAAGTTTTTCCCTGTACTATTTGGTCCGGCCGTTTGAAACCTTTGGACCAATTGGTCCTTCCGTTGGAGAAAACGTTGGTCCCTGGGCAGGAGACCTGACCGACGCCGTGAGGACAGAGCCtgccttcttctcctcttctcttctcggtttcccgCTCAAAATTCCCCCaattcttctcttctcttctcggTTTCCCTGCCTTCTTCTGATTCAGTGTTGAAATTGCCCGAGCCGGCCGTCGGATTTCTTCTGAGAAGGCCCGAGAAGGTCGATTGTTGTGAAGATTTCTTCCGATTCAGTTTCTTCCGATTACCCCAGCCGGCCGTGAGAAGCCCGATTGTTGCACATGGGGAGTAGGTGAGTTCAATTCTCTCTAAGAATCCCGATTGTTGCCATGTAATTTCAGCCGATTGTTTAGTTTGGGTGGTTTTGGTTTGTTTTTGGGCTGTTATAATGTTGAAATCGATGTTGCTGTCAATTATTTGGACTAGCTGTCAAGGCTATCATTTACTTCAGAGTTAGCTGTTATGATCTGGTGGCCAAGACAATGAATTATATGGCGCACTAAGACAGAAGTTAGTTACTGAAATCCGTAGCTGTTTGCCAGATTTTTTGTTTAAGTGCAGACATCACCATGAATTTGCCCAGATGGATGCACGAGCAACTGTGTATTTGTCTTATCAAACCTGTGTAGAAATTATTCTGATCTCTGTTGTGaacattttactttttccGGTTGTAGATTCAGTAGAGTTTTACATGCAATGCGATCCTGGTTGGTTTTGAAGCTCTTTCATGTTTAATTCAATGTGTCTATTTAATGCCATGTCATGATCCTGCTCAGTATGTTACTACGAGAACTGATTTTGCAGATCGTGAGGGAGATCAAGCTCTTTACGGGTTTCTTGATGGACACTGGGAAGTCAAAGTTCCTGAAGAAGAAATGCCACCCAAATTTCCGGAACCCACAATCATCATTAACGTTCCCAAAGATGATAAGCCGTTTGAAGAATGGCTATTCAACGTTGTTGCCTTCAGTGATGCATGGTTGCTTTCTATGATGACCCACTATGCTAAAAGTCTCAAGTTTAGCAAGGCTGATAGGTGATAGTTCTCCTATATGTTTGGTTCCCATCTCATCATGTTTGTTGGAGCCAAATCTGCAAGAGAAGACTCGGGTTCATACATTGATCCCATTTCCAAACACTTCCCTTCTTTTGTATAGCTCATGACGGTGGGCGTTCCATGATATGTAAGAAATGAATGTGATTTGGATTGTACTCCTGTTAAGAGTCGGTATTGTTCTGTAATGCAGGTCTGTTTGGTGGAAGAGTCAAGAGCCCGAGCACTCTTCTAAATTGACTTTCTTGTATATGCTGGACTTCTtaagttttattttctcttttctatgCCATATGTTATGGTCGGAATTTATGGTGCAGGGGATGGCTTTTCAGTACGATAAGAAAGCTTCCAACAGTACTTGAGGTTGTGAAGGAGGTGAAGCCAGCACCAGCAGTCCTGAATAATAGCAGCTGCCATACTGGCCCTAACTCCGAGGTAGGATGAACCTCATGTTCATACGATATGTTTAAAACTTCATTCTCAGAGTAGTTTATTGGAATTAATATCTTTACAAAATGCTAGCAGTTTGAAGCACAAGATATATGTTGTATACACTCGTTTTCATTTTCTGAAGCCAATGTCTTCAAATCGATATGAGAACAATGTCCAAACAATGCGATGGGAATGAATGACTGGTTCCTGTTTCTTATTGTTCATCTATATAATGATACACTCTCCTAATGATTTGATTGCAGAATCAGAGAGATTCAGAACTGCACAGCGAGAGCCATCTGGTAGCCGTTCATCCGAAG
The sequence above is drawn from the Punica granatum isolate Tunisia-2019 chromosome 5, ASM765513v2, whole genome shotgun sequence genome and encodes:
- the LOC116209126 gene encoding PHD finger protein ALFIN-LIKE 4-like, with amino-acid sequence MPCHDPAQYVTTRTDFADREGDQALYGFLDGHWEVKVPEEEMPPKFPEPTIIINVPKDDKPFEEWLFNVVAFSDAWLLSMMTHYAKSLKFSKADRSVWWKSQEPEHSSKLTFLGWLFSTIRKLPTVLEVVKEVKPAPAVLNNSSCHTGPNSENQRDSELHSESHLVAVHPKPEDQDKLALQEEHKDEPGGDRCAIPSGIYIWSVSWIICKVCKKWVQMQKN